The Salmo salar chromosome ssa06, Ssal_v3.1, whole genome shotgun sequence genome window below encodes:
- the LOC106606404 gene encoding RNA-binding protein with serine-rich domain 1 produces MAPSPTKRKEEEKSKDRGKEKTATKEGGDKERGREKGHKRRSASTGSSSSSSSSSGSSSGSSSGSSSSGTSRSGSSRSSSSSSSSSSGSPDPGRRRHDNRRRSRSASKTQKKGDDKERRRRSPSPKPTKVHLGRLTRNVTKDHIQEIFATYGKIKMIDMPVERLHPNLSRGYAYVEFETPEEAQKALKHMDGGQIDGQEITTSAVLAPRIRPPPRRQSPPRRMPPPPPMWRRTPPRMRRRSRSPRRRSPVRRRSRSPGRRRHRSRSSSNSSR; encoded by the exons AT GGCACCGTCACCCACAAAGCGTAAGGAGGAGGAAAAGTCAAAGGACCGGGGAAAAGAGAAGACTGCCACTAAAGAAGGGGGGGacaaggagagaggcagggagaaggGCCACAAACGACGCAGTGCATCCACTGGGAGCAGCAGCAG TTCCAGCAGCAGCTCTGGCTCCAGCTCTGGTTCCTCCAGCGGCTCTAGTTCCTCTGGCACCAGCCGCTCTGGGTCTTCCAGGTCCAGCTCCTCCAGCTCATCTAGTTCCTCTGGGTCGCCCGACCCCGGTCGCCGCCGCCACGACAACCGTCGCCGCTCCCGCTCCGC GTCCAAAACACAGAAGAAGGGGGATGACAAGGAGCGAAGGAGAAGGAGCCCGAGCCCCAAGCCCACCAAAGTTCACCTAGGAAGGCTGACCAGAAATGTGACCAAG GACCACATCCAGGAGATCTTTGCCACCTACGGCAAGATCAAGATGATTGACATGCCAGTGGAGAGGCTCCACCCAAACCTGTCCAGGGGCTACGCCTATGTGGAGTTCGAGACTCCAGAGGAGGCCCAGAAGGCCCTGAAACACATGGATGGTG GTCAGATTGATGGTCAGGAGATCACCACCTCTGCCGTGCTGGCTCCAAGGATACGCCCTCCCCCTCGTAGACAGTCACCCCCACGCAGAATGCCCCCACCTCCCCCCATGTGGCGCCGCACCCCACCTCGCATGAGGAGAAG GTCTCGGTCACCAAGGAGACGGTCCCCCGTGCGCCGACGCTCCAGGTCCCCGGGGCGCAGACGTCATCGTTCCCGGTCCAGTTCCAACTCCTCACGGTAG
- the LOC106606409 gene encoding uncharacterized protein — protein sequence MGRLDDAAKRKVVELRQAGLSFRKIKAVLELENIRVSAQAIYLYLKEFQRKKVQRGGESAAALEPQTTPGVGAGRGDGGSREGWNDQQIRNLLREASRHAGYVAASEFAKQCPGSTPPEVRGQGPSGTGGEGASRGQSNRTEKQEEGNKEEDGNKEEDEDIQIVSVTSLAQNSQQRGLPPAGAAAVTYMRKRATPSPATNPILAARKRLLDKALSHRAKTRDSYQSYQQVAALLRREQSNAPGSDVQRPVAADQPPSYDPVAQRLTQARNLDGQQGASVPRQMFQQRVGGQAVRSPHPAPPRVGIRLPNSPPPPPTSQGSSPVIRLQSPGSQGMNQSLLRRDRNPSPQQAAHQETGGRCGGGGGGLQEQVQTLGSEIHSLSLAVRMLVEQQYRLEREQVQQTQVQRQILSTLQTLASRLEAPCTSLHQRQHPKTPPPPVLPASGSASYSQDTFPFSQGGYAQCSQAQPSYNGMDSSSLETIETFKLSGQSPHGINGFQTGSSSTDSLPLTHTPTYTLAHTQPYSSSYTQQPHTQTHMPSCTQSYATTYTQSHTQSYRGTDSTDYPSTSTEGALQDCMAPTQASVDLDSDITVSPQETQLNIIKVEAL from the exons ATGGGCCGTCTGGACGATGCTGCCAAGCGCAAGGTGGTGGAGCTGCGGCAGGCGGGCCTGAGCTTCCGCAAGATCAAGGCGGTGCTGGAGCTGGAGAATATCCGGGTGTCTGCCCAGGCCATCTACCTGTACCTCAAGGAGTTCCAGAGGAAGAAGGTCCAGAGGGGTGGTGAAAGTGCTGCAGCCCTAGAGCCACAGACCACACCTGGGGTTGGGGCAGGGAGGGGAGATGGTGGAAGCCGGGAGGGCTGGAACGACCAGCAAATACGGAATCTACTGCGGGAGGCATCACGCCACGCAGGCTATGTTGCGGCGTCAGAGTTCGCCAAGCAGTGTCCTGGTTCCACTCCTcctgaggtcaggggtcaggggccGTCTGGGACAGGAGGCGAAGGCGCCAGCAGAGGACAGAGCAACAGGACAGAGAAACAGGAGGAAGGAAACAAGGAGGAGGACGGGAacaaggaggaggatgaggacatcCAGATTGTCAGTGTTACATCATTGGCTCAGAACTCTCAACAGAGGGGTCTTCCACCCGCAGGAGCAGCGGCTGTGACCTACATGCGTAAGAGAGCCACACCCTCGCCAGCTACTAACCCCATACTGGCAGCACGCAAAAGGCTTCTGGATAAGGCTTTGTCTCATAGAGCAAAG ACAAGAGACTCTTATCAGTCCTACCAGCAGGTAGCAGCTCTGTTGAGAAGAGAACAGTCTAATGCTCCTGGTTCTGATGTCCAGAGACCTGTGGCAGCAGATCAACCACCGTCTTATGACCCAGTCGCTCAGAGGCTTACTCAAGCG AGGAATTTGGATGGCCAGCAAGGAGCCAGTGTTCCCAGACAGATGTTCCAGCAGAGAGTCGGTGGCCAAGCTGTCCGCTCCCCACACCCTGCTCCTCCCCGTGTGGGCATCCGGCTCCCtaactccccaccaccaccacccacctccCAGGGTAGTAGCCCTGTCATCCGCCTCCAAAGCCCTGGGAGCCAGGGCATGAACCAGAGCCTTCTCAGGAGAGACAGGAACCCCAGCCCTCAGCAGGCAGCTCACCAGGAGACCGGAGGGAGATGCGGGGGAGGGGGTGGTGGTCTCCAGGAGCAGGTCCAGACCCTGGGCTCTGAGATCCACAGCCTGAGCCTGGCGGTGCGCATGCTGGTGGAGCAGCAGTACCGGCTGGAGAGGGAGCAGGTCCAGCAGACCCAGGTCCAGAGGCAGATTCTCAGCACCCTGCAGACCCTGGCCTCAAGACTGGAGGCACCCTGTACCAGCCTCCACCAGCGACAGCATCCCAAAACTCCCCCACCCCCGGTCTTACCTGCCTCAGGCTCTGCCTCCTACAGCCAGGACACATTCCCCTTCAGCCAAGGAGGGTATGCTCAGTGCAGCCAGGCCCAGCCCAGCTACAACGGGATGGACAGCTCCAGTCTGGAGACCATAGAGACCTTCAAACTGTCCGGACAGAGCCCCCATGGCATCAACGGCTTCCAGACGGGCAGCAGCAGTACCGATAGCctcccactcacacacacccctacatacACACTGGCGCACACACAGCCTTACTCGTCATCCTACACACAGCagccacacactcaaacacacatgccCTCATGCACACAGTCTTACGCCACCACATacacgcagtcacacacacagtcctatagaggaacagacagtaCAGACTATCCCAGCACCAGCACAGAGGGAGCTCTCCAGGACTGCATGGCCCCCACCCAGGCCTCTGTTGACCTGGACTCAGACATCACAGTCTCCCCACAGGAAACCCAGCTCAACATCATTAAAGTGGAGGCactctaa